A genomic region of Gossypium hirsutum isolate 1008001.06 chromosome D01, Gossypium_hirsutum_v2.1, whole genome shotgun sequence contains the following coding sequences:
- the LOC107891555 gene encoding probable methyltransferase PMT7 codes for MGGYALGSAFDSKSGQMIMVSLLLMFGSFFLGNLFGNNAPIYVSQVSETSSSYSSSAAISTFINKVSLTYRETPLVVPANGMNICPLKFNEYIPCHDISYVKQLARDLNLSKSEQLERHCPPLGKRLFCLVPPPQDYKIPIKWPVSRDYVWRSNVNHTHLAEVKGGQNWVHEKNQLWWFPGGGTHFKHGAAEYIQRLGNMTTDETGDLRSAGVVQVLDVGCGVASFSAYLLPLDIQTMSFAPKDGHENQIQFALERGIGAMISVIASKQLPYPSNSFEMVHCSRCRIDWHENDGILLKEVNRLLRSQGYFVYSAPPAYRKDKDYPVIWNKLVDLTTGMCWKLIARKVQTAIWIKEEDPSCLKHNAELKVIDICDAVDETKPSWKTPLMNCIQLAGATTASKKLPSRPERLSVYSESLSRIGISREEFSSDSNFWQDQVHYYLKLMNVSRTEIRNVMDMNALFGGFAAALNEYPVWVMNVVPSSMQNTLSAIYDRGLIGAFHDWCEPFSTYPRTYDLLHANHLFSQYKNSGEGCQFEDIMLEMDRILRPQGFVIIRDEDSIISRIQDLAPKFLWEFESHILENKEKQRETLLICRKKFWAVL; via the exons ATGGGAGGGTACGCGCTGGGCTCGGCGTTTGATTCAAAATCAGGGCAGATGATAATGGTGTCATTGCTTTTAATGTTTGGATCTTTCTTCCTCGGCAACCTTTTCGGCAATAATGCTCCCATTTATGTCTCTCAAGTTTCTGAAACTTCTTCATCGTATTCGTCTTCAGCTG CTATCTCTACATTTATTAACAAAGTTTCTCTTACTTATCGAGAAACACCACTTGTAGTCCCAGCAAATGGAATGAATATATGTCCATTGAAGTTCAATGAGTATATCCCTTGTCATGATATCTCTTACGTGAAGCAATTGGCTCGAGACTTGAATCTTTCCAAAAGCGAACAGCTAGAGAGACACTGCCCTCCACTTGGAAAGCGTTTATTTTGTTTGGTGCCACCACCACAAGATTATAAAATTCCCATAAAGTGGCCAGTGAGCAGGGACTATGTTTGGCGAAGCAATGTGAATCATACACATCTAGCTGAAGTTAAAGGAGGACAAAACTGGGTGCATGAGAAAAATCAGCTGTGGTGGTTTCCGGGTGGTGGCACTCATTTCAAGCATGGTGCAGCTGAGTACATTCAAAG ACTAGGAAATATGACAACTGACGAAACAGGCGACCTGCGTTCAGCGGGGGTAGTTCAAGTTCTTGATGTTGGATGTGGGGTGGCCAGCTTCTCTGCTTATCTTCTTCCATTGGATATACAAACAATGTCTTTTGCACCCAAAGATGGTCATGAAAATCAGATTCAGTTTGCTTTAGAGCGAGGAATTGGTGCAATGATCTCTGTCATAGCCTCAAAACAGTTGCCATATCCAAGTAACTCTTTTGAGATGGTTCATTGTTCTAGATGTCGTATTGATTGGCATGAAAATG ATGGTATTTTACTCAAGGAAGTGAACCGCCTCTTGCGATCTCAGGGATATTTTGTCTATTCGGCTCCACCGGCTTATAGGAAGGATAAAGATTATCCAGTAATTTGGAACAAGTTGGTTGATCTGACTACAGGAATGTGCTGGAAACTTATTGCTCGAAAGGTTCAGACTGCTATCTGGATCAAAGAGGAAGATCCATCATGCCTTAAGCATAATGCAGAGTTGAAAGTCATTGATATTTGTGATGCCGTAGACGAGACTAAACCATCATGGAAGACTCCTCTAATGAATTGCATACAGCTAGCAGGTGCAACAACAGCTTCTAAGAAGCTCCCTTCTAGGCCTGAGCGTCTGTCAGTGTATTCGGAGAGCCTCAGTAGAATCG GCATCAGCAGAGAAGAATTTAGTTCAGACTCCAACTTCTGGCAAGACCAAGTTCACTATTACTTGAAGCTGATGAATGTTAGCAGGACAGAGATACGAAATGTGATGGACATGAATGCCCTTTTTGGTGGTTTTGCTGCAGCTTTGAATGAATATCCTGTTTGGGTAATGAATGTAGTCCCTTCAAGCATGCAAAATACCTTATCTGCAATTTATGACCGGGGTCTAATTGGTGCTTTTCATGATTG GTGCGAACCATTTTCAACATATCCACGTACTTATGATTTACTGCATGCCAACCATCTTTTCTCTCAATATAAAAATAGTGGAGAAGGTTGCCAGTTTGAGGATATCATGCTTGAGATGGACCGCATTTTAAGACCTCAG GGATTTGTTATTATTAGAGATGAGGATTCTATTATATCAAGAATTCAAGATCTTGCTCCGAAATTCCTTTGGGAGTTTGAATCACATATTCTGGAAAACAAGGAGAAGCAAAGAGAAACATTGCTAATTTGCAGAAAGAAGTTCTGGGCTGTTCTTTAA
- the LOC107891554 gene encoding probable 2-oxoglutarate-dependent dioxygenase At5g05600, protein MMNCLQSWPEPVVRVQSLSESGIRAIPDRYIKPPSDRPGFENQEHVDIPVVDLKNLFSHDRTLHEETLKLISSACKEWGFFQAVNHGISHELMKRTREVWREFFNSPLEVKQEYANAPTTYEGYGSRLGVQKGAILDWSDYFFLHYLPVHLRNPSKWPSLPSSCRDLISEYGAEVVKLCGRLLKAMSISLGLKEDYLQNAFGGEDIGACLRVNFYPKCPQPDLTLGLSSHSDPGGMTLLLPDHDIAGLQVRKNGKWITVKPVPNAFIVNVGDQIQVMSNAIYKSVEHRVIVNSVKDRVSLAFFCNPQSDLLIEPAKELVSEDRPALYSPMTFDEYRLYIRTYGPRGKTQVEFSGSNR, encoded by the exons ATGATGAATTGTCTTCAGAGTTGGCCTGAACCAGTGGTTCGAGTTCAATCTTTGTCTGAAAGTGGCATAAGAGCTATTCCAGACCGGTATATCAAGCCGCCAAGTGACAGACCCGGTTTTGAGAACCAAGAACACGTTGATATTCCCGTTGTTGATCTTAAAAACCTGTTCAGCCATGACCGTACCCTGCATGAAGAAACCCTCAAACTCATCTCCAGCGCGTGTAAAGAATGGGGTTTCTTCCAAGCGGTGAACCATGGCATTAGCCATGAGCTCATGAAGCGTACGCGCGAGGTGTGGCGTGAGTTCTTTAACTCACCGCTTGAAGTTAAACAAGAATACGCCAACGCGCCGACAACCTACGAAGGGTACGGTAGTCGGCTGGGTGTTCAGAAAGGTGCTATCCTTGATTGGAGTGATTACTTTTTTCTTCATTATTTGCCTGTTCATTTGAGGAATCCAAGCAAGTGGCCTTCACTGCCCTCATCTTGCAG GGATTTGATTTCGGAATATGGTGCTGAAGTTGTAAAACTATGTGGAAGGCTTCTCAAGGCCATGTCTATTAGTCTTGGATTAAAAGAAGATTATCTACAAAATGCATTTGGTGGAGAAGATATCGGTGCTTGTTTAAGGGTCAATTTTTATCCAAAGTGTCCTCAACCTGACCTTACACTAGGCCTTTCGTCCCACTCGGATCCCGGTGGCATGACTTTGCTCCTCCCCGACCACGACATTGCTGGTCTCCAAGTTCGTAAAAATGGCAAGTGGATCACTGTGAAACCCGTCCCCAATGCTTTCATCGTTAACGTTGGAGACCAGATTCAG GTGATGAGTAATGCGATTTACAAGAGTGTTGAACACCGTGTGATTGTGAACTCAGTGAAAGATCGAGTTTCCCTAGCTTTCTTCTGCAACCCCCAGAGTGATCTACTCATTGAACCAGCCAAGGAGCTTGTAAGTGAGGACCGACCAGCGCTATACAGTCCCATGACGTTCGATGAGTATAGGCTTTATATTAGGACCTACGGTCCACGTGGCAAAACACAAGTTGAATTTTCGGGATCTAATAGATag